A single window of Zea mays cultivar B73 chromosome 10, Zm-B73-REFERENCE-NAM-5.0, whole genome shotgun sequence DNA harbors:
- the LOC100280658 gene encoding nucleic acid binding protein, which yields MGEASDAAVAVSARLLELAAEDDSAALGDLLAAHPSLADEPAPWYSPARGAEPMTPLMVAAAYGSVACIDVLLSPPHQADPNRASPSSLSTALHLAAGGGASTAPVAVSRLLAAGADPTLVDHLHRRPSDVVTLPPNSLPLKNHLLSLLGGRKEWPPDPSLPDIKNGAYASDDFRMYSFKVRACSRAYSHDWTECPFVHPGENARRRDPRMYHYSCVPCPEFKKGAGCRRGDMCEYAHGVFESWLHPAQYRTRLCKDGVGCARRVCFFAHTPEELRPLYVSSAGSRSAMEMAAAMGMGLSSPGASFTPPLSPCAGGSGVAGAWPQPNVPALCLPGSAGNLHLSRLRTSLSARSMAVDELLASADYDGLVGSPASVRSARGKTLAPSNLDDLFSAEMAGAAASHSPRYADQGGSAFSPTRKAAMLNQFQQQQSLLSPRATAIPEPASPMSSRLLAALAQREKMQQQTLRSMSSRDLASGASVLVGSPVTSSWSKWGIPPSTPDWGADDEELGRLKRSSSFELRSGANGDEPDLSWVNTLVKEPTPEKPSINGTTAKETIASLSEAASHEDIGGEDDTAGVIGGWLEQLQLDEMVV from the coding sequence ATGGGGGAAGCCTCCGACGCGGCGGTAGCCGTATCTGCGCGGCtcctggagctggcggccgaagacgACTCTGCAGCGCTCGGGGACCTCCTTGCGGCACACCCGTCGCTTGCTGACGAGCCCGCGCCGTGGTACTCCCCGGCGCGCGGCGCGGAGCCTATGACCCCGCTCATGGTCGCGGCGGCCTACGGGTCCGTGGCCTGCATCGATGTCCTACTCTCTCCGCCCCACCAGGCCGACCCCAACCGCGCCTCACCGTCGTCCCTCTCCACCGCGCTTCATCTTGCAGCCGGCGGCGGCGCTTCCACTGCGCCGGTTGCGGTATCCCGTCTCCTAGCTGCTGGCGCCGACCCCACGTTGGTCGACCACCTCCATCGCCGACCGTCCGACGTCGTCACTCTCCCACCCAACTCGCTCCCGCTCAAGAACCACCTTCTCTCCCTCCTCGGAGGGCGCAAGGAGTGGCCGCCGGATCCCTCCCTCCCCGACATCAAGAATGGTGCCTACGCCTCCGACGACTTCCGCATGTACTCCTTCAAGGTGCGCGCGTGCTCACGCGCTTACTCCCACGACTGGACCGAGTGCCCCTTCGTCCACCCCGGCGAGAACGCGCGGCGGCGGGACCCGCGCATGTACCACTACAGCTGCGTGCCGTGCCCTGAGTTCAAGAAAGGGGCGGGGTGCCGGAGGGGCGACATGTGCGAGTACGCGCACGGGGTGTTCGAGAGCTGGCTTCACCCGGCGCAGTATCGGACGCGTCTGTGCAAGGACGGCGTCGGCTGCGCGAGGCGCGTCTGCTTCTTCGCGCACACGCCTGAGGAGCTCCGGCCACTCTACGTGTCGTCGGCAGGGTCGCGCAGCGCGATGGAGATGGCAGCGGCGATGGGCATGGGACTGTCTTCGCCGGGTGCGTCGTTCACGCCGCCGCTCTCACCTTGCGCCGGCGGAAGCGGCGTGGCCGGCGCGTGGCCGCAGCCCAACGTGCCCGCGCTGTGCCTCCCCGGGAGCGCGGGGAACCTTCACCTGAGCCGGTTGCGTACTTCGCTGAGCGCGCGCAGCATGGCAGTGGACGAGCTGCTCGCCTCAGCGGATTACGACGGGCTCGTCGGATCGCCAGCCTCTGTGCGGTCGGCGAGGGGAAAGACGCTCGCGCCATCCAATCTTGATGATCTGTTCTCGGCGGAGATGGCGGGCGCCGCGGCATCTCACTCGCCTCGGTACGCAGACCAGGGCGGCTCTGCTTTCTCGCCGACGCGTAAGGCCGCCATGCTGAACCAGTTCCAGCAGCAGCAGAGCTTGCTGTCTCCTCGGGCCACGGCTATCCCTGAGCCAGCGTCTCCGATGAGCTCCAGGCTGCTCGCGGCCCTTGCGCAGCGAGAGAAGATGCAGCAGCAGACGCTGAGAAGCATGAGCTCTCGTGACCTTGCCTCTGGCGCCTCCGTCCTGGTTGGGTCACCGGTTACCTCTAGCTGGTCCAAATGGGGAATCCCCCCGAGCACACCAGATTGGGGTGCTGACGACGAGGAACTTGGCCGCCTCAAGCGATCCTCGTCCTTTGAGCTCCGGAGCGGTGCCAACGGAGATGAGCCGGACCTCTCATGGGTCAATACCCTTGTGAAGGAGCCGACGCCGGAGAAGCCATCCATCAACGGGACAACTGCAAAGGAGACCATTGCTTCTTTGAGTGAGGCCGCGAGTCATGAGGACATCGGCGGCGAGGACGACACAGCCGGGGTCATCGGTGGCTGGCTTGAACAGCTCCAGCTGGATGAGATGGTAGTCTAG